In Pseudomonas sp. p1(2021b), the genomic window CCGGCGGTGTCGTCGAACAGATAGTGCTTGAACGACAGCGACAGGTTGTAGGGCCAGAATTTGACCAGCGACGAATACACCGCCATGCCGATGACCAGCAGCAGCACCGCGCACACCAGCAACACGATGGCCAGGAAGCAGGCATCACGACGGCGCGAAGGCTTGGGCTGGAACACCTGGGCACGGCCACTCATGGCTTCGCCCTGGCGACGACGCAGCCAGGCATCCACGGCGAAGCTCAGCAGCGCCGGTACCAGCAAGACCATGCCGATCAGCGCGCCACGGCCAAACTGCTGCTGGCCCACCACGGCCTTGTAGGCCTCCAGCGCCAGCACCTGGTAGTCGCCGCCCACCACCACCGGCACACCGAAATCAGTGATGGTCAGGGTGAACACCAGGCAGAACGCGGCGAACACCGCCTGGCGCGTGCCCGGCCAGGTGACGCTGCGGAACGCCCGCCAGGGCCCCGCGCCCATGCTCGACGCAGCATCGAACAGCCGGGCATCGGCCAGCGACAGTGCCGAGAGCAGGATCATCAAGGCATGGGGGAAGGTGTAGATGGCCTCGCCCAGGACGATGCCCCAGAAGCCATAGACGTTGTCGGTCAACAACCCGCGCAGCAAACCCTGGTTGCCGAACAGGTACACCAGGGCGATGGCCGGCAACATCGACGGCGCCAGCAGTGGCAACAGGGAAATCCCGCGCCACAGGCCCTTGGCCGGTATCAGGGTGCGTTGCAGAGCGTAGGCGAACAGGTAGGCCAGCGGCACGACGATGGCTGCGACACTGAAGGCCACCTTGAGGCTGTTGCCCAGCAACCAGTGGAAATTCTCGCTGGCGAACAGCGCGCGGGCCGCGACCAGACCGCCGCCTTGGCCGGCGTCGCCATTGAAGCCGCGCCAGAAGATCGCCAACAACGGCATCAGCACGGCGAGGATGAGCAGGGCCAGCAACAGGCTCTTGCCGCCGACGACGAACAGGCGATCCCCCAGGGCCACACCACTGCGGGGCGCAGCCTTGGCTTGGACGATCGGCACGGACATTGGCGCGGCCATCTCAGGCAAAGACCTGCAGGCTGCGCGGTGGCAGAGCCACCCAGATGTCCTGGGAGCCCAGGCGCGGCATGGCCTCGGGGGCCACCTCCGCCAGCAGGGAATGGCCTGGCAGGGCCTTGAGCTCGAAGCTCATGCGGCAGCGGTTGCCGAGGAAGGTGATTTCCCGCACCAGGGCCGGGAACAGGTTTTCCTCATGCACCGGCGGGTTGACGGTGATCGCCTCCGGCCGGCAGAACAGGCGGCCACTGCCCGCCTGCACGGCGCCCGGTGCCAGGCGCATGTTCACGTCACCGACCTGGGCGTGATGCTCGCCGCTGCGGTGGAACGGCAGCCAGTTGCCCTGGCCGACGAACTCGG contains:
- a CDS encoding putative 2-aminoethylphosphonate ABC transporter permease subunit, with translation MAAPMSVPIVQAKAAPRSGVALGDRLFVVGGKSLLLALLILAVLMPLLAIFWRGFNGDAGQGGGLVAARALFASENFHWLLGNSLKVAFSVAAIVVPLAYLFAYALQRTLIPAKGLWRGISLLPLLAPSMLPAIALVYLFGNQGLLRGLLTDNVYGFWGIVLGEAIYTFPHALMILLSALSLADARLFDAASSMGAGPWRAFRSVTWPGTRQAVFAAFCLVFTLTITDFGVPVVVGGDYQVLALEAYKAVVGQQQFGRGALIGMVLLVPALLSFAVDAWLRRRQGEAMSGRAQVFQPKPSRRRDACFLAIVLLVCAVLLLVIGMAVYSSLVKFWPYNLSLSFKHYLFDDTAGGGWLAYRNSVTMAVATSLIGSVVIFTGAYLMEKTQGQRLLNQALRLLSFIPMAVPGLVLGLGYVFFFNLAGNPLHVFYGGMALLVVCTIAHYLTTAQMTATTALRQLDGEFEAAALSLKAPLYKHFARVTVPICLPALLDIIRYLFVSAMTTVSAAIFLYSPDTILAAVAVLNMDDAGNVGGAAAMSTLILLTSATASLLLAGASRGLLRRSQAWRQRAPGH